GGCAGCATATACACCTGGCAGCCGCTCTATTCCGCTTTAGCCTGCCGCCCTGGCAGATGCCGCTGCCTGGACGAGCGCACACCCAAGCAGGGCAAAACCTGCCCCCATGATAAAGGCGTATTGATAGCCCCATCTCTGCCATATCAGGCCAAAGATAAGGCTGGACGGTAACGAGGCAAGGCCGATTGCACCATGATAATAGCCGAATGCTTTTCCCCTCAAAGCCTGCGGAGCGAATGAGGCCACCAGAGCCCGCTCGGCAGGTTCAGTCAGGCCAAAGTAAAGGCCATAGAGCAGAAAGACCGTAATCAAAGCCATCCTGCCTTGTAAATAAGCAAACAGAAGATATATCCCGGCATAGTAAGCCCAGCCGGCAATAATCATGGATTTTCGGCCAAGGCTGTCGGAAAGTCTTCCTCCGGCGTAGGTTGAAGCCATTTTCACCACGTGGAATATCGCCCACAACACCGCAGCTCCTGCCGCTCCCACGCCGGCCATGTTGAGCCTGAGCAGGAGGAAGGCATCGGTGGAATTGCCAAGGGTAAAGGTGATGACTGCCAGGAGAAACAGCCTGAAACCGCTTCCCAAAGCAGCCCTTTGGTCAGTTTCCCCTTTGACCGGCCCCTTCTGGGGACTGGCCCCTCCAGGATCGGTTTCCTTCTCCCGGACGAAAAAGAGGATAATCACGATAACCATGACTGCGGGAAACGCGGACAGGAGAAACACCCATCGCAGCGAAAGCCCGAAACCCTTCAGCAGAAGGACTGCGGCCAGAGGACCAAAGACCGCACCAGCATGATCCATAGCCCGGTGAAAGCCGTAGGCCCGGCCCCTGAATCCGGACTCAGTGACCTCGGCAATCAGGGTGTCCCGCGGCGAGGTCCTGATACCTTTGCCCACTCTGTCCATGAATCTCAGGACAAGAACCACAGGCCAGGCCGTGGCCAGGCCGATGAGGGGGCGCACCGAAGAGGACAGGCTGTACCCGGCAAGAATGAAGGGCTTTTTCTTCCCTGACCTGTCCGTCAGGTAGCCTGAAACAATTTTGAGGATAGCGGCTGTGGCCTCGGCCACACCCTCGATGAGTCCAAGGCTGAAAGCTCCTGCTCCGAGCACCGAGGCAAGAAATACCGGCAGAAGAGGATAGATCATCTCACTTGAGAGGTCAGTAAAGAAACTGACCAGTCCAAGGGCGATAACGGTTGGCGGGATGTGCTCAGA
The bacterium genome window above contains:
- a CDS encoding MFS transporter translates to MKQLKSEHIPPTVIALGLVSFFTDLSSEMIYPLLPVFLASVLGAGAFSLGLIEGVAEATAAILKIVSGYLTDRSGKKKPFILAGYSLSSSVRPLIGLATAWPVVLVLRFMDRVGKGIRTSPRDTLIAEVTESGFRGRAYGFHRAMDHAGAVFGPLAAVLLLKGFGLSLRWVFLLSAFPAVMVIVIILFFVREKETDPGGASPQKGPVKGETDQRAALGSGFRLFLLAVITFTLGNSTDAFLLLRLNMAGVGAAGAAVLWAIFHVVKMASTYAGGRLSDSLGRKSMIIAGWAYYAGIYLLFAYLQGRMALITVFLLYGLYFGLTEPAERALVASFAPQALRGKAFGYYHGAIGLASLPSSLIFGLIWQRWGYQYAFIMGAGFALLGCALVQAAASARAAG